In a genomic window of Aeromonas veronii:
- a CDS encoding GpE family phage tail protein → MADIAIIAHWPLSEMAAMELDELMGWHQRLVERHNQINGADEQ, encoded by the coding sequence ATGGCAGATATCGCCATCATCGCCCACTGGCCGCTCTCTGAAATGGCGGCCATGGAGCTCGACGAGCTGATGGGCTGGCACCAACGCCTCGTTGAGCGACACAACCAGATCAACGGGGCCGACGAACAATGA
- a CDS encoding phage tail assembly protein, translated as MEHKEITLDTPIKRGETTITSLTIRSPKKAASLRGLNTMDIVQMNVDTLIKLLPRITDLTEKEVGDMDPADLLKAGVVVVGFLMGSQQEAYLTA; from the coding sequence ATGGAACACAAAGAGATCACCTTAGACACCCCCATCAAGCGCGGCGAAACCACCATCACCAGCCTGACCATTCGCAGCCCCAAAAAGGCCGCCAGCCTGCGCGGCCTCAACACCATGGACATCGTCCAGATGAACGTCGATACCCTTATCAAACTGCTGCCCCGCATCACCGACCTGACCGAAAAGGAAGTGGGAGACATGGACCCGGCTGATCTGCTCAAGGCCGGGGTCGTGGTGGTCGGTTTTTTGATGGGCTCGCAGCAGGAGGCCTACCTCACTGCATAG